In uncultured Bacteroides sp., one genomic interval encodes:
- a CDS encoding malectin domain-containing carbohydrate-binding protein, whose protein sequence is MIIKRHLTAFLTLLISLGGFAQQQVPQNKMEEIYEKIKTPYKYGLVIAPTTNKYKVDCPSVFREGNKWYMTYLMYNGQNGKDGRGYQTMLAESDDLLKWKTLGNVLSFRDGTWDTNQRGGFLSLLDNTWGGSYKLNKFKKKYWMTYIGGASAGYESGPLKIGMAFTKKNITKAHEWESLDKPILSPEDKDAQWFENITQYKSCVYWDKDKKLGKQFVMYYNAGGRNPKTNIKAERIGIALSDDMIHWKRYEGNPIFTHEEGLTADAHIQKMGDVYVMFYFSAFRSSRKYKAFNTFACSYDLVHWTDWTGDDLVIPSKDYDNLFAHKSCVVEHKGVVYHFYCGVNKNDQRGIAVAVSKPMGKSEAHFPVPEQTGKRIISSLNNDWYTVAAGENSNTYDAFNVTADWKKVNLPHNWDDYAGYRQLVHGNRHGNAWYKKEFDLPAYDADKRLFIRFDGVGSYATVYVNGKNMGRHPSGRTTFTLDVTDALKPGAKNTIAVKAEHPSMISDMPWVCGGCSSEWGFSEGSQPMGIYRPVTLEVTDKVRIEPFGVHIWNDEKAKTVNIETEIKNYGNTVETVELVSKLTDENWTQAFRLSENVTLQPGETKVIKQVSPEIKDVHLWSVEDPYLYSLASVVKRGGKSTDEMTTSYGIRTVSWPVLRKDGDKTFRLNGKSVFINGVCEYEHQFGQSHAFSSEQIASRVKQIKAAGFNAFRDAHQPHNLSYQNYWDENGIIFWPQFSAHIWYDSPEFRNNFKALLRQWIKERRNSPSVVMWGLQNESSLPKEFAEECSNIIREMDPTARNQRIVTTCNGGEGTDWDVVQNWSGTYGGFPDNYNKEISNQLLNGEYGAWRSIDLHTEGDFDQNGVWSENRMCQLLEKKIRLAESVKDSCCGQFQWVFSSHDNPGRKQPDEGYRAIDKVGPFNYKGLVTPWEEPVDAYYMYRANYVPAKKDPMVYIVSHTWADRFTKTKGRVNIDVFSNCDSVKLYNDATDTLLMGRKINHGVGTHFMWEHRAVRYNVLRAVGYYGGKPVTQDVIVLDGLEKAPHFDKLYTNVAPILKGENDYNYIYRVNCGGDKYTDEYGQVWNADVARGTSKGWGSTSWADDYKGLNPYLGSQRFTSDPIDGTKDWSLFGHFRYGRHKLAYHFPLPDGEYRVELYFTEPWHGTGGSKDCEGLRIFDVAVNDSTYINDMDLWAESGHDVAYKKVVNATIKGGELKISFPEVKAGQAVISAIAIASRNKDIRPVEAAPSNGWSWDKAECVVATPPASLPEGQDSRVTVTYQAEDALIKGKSEKKLHKKQTGVCFLKGNSNSIEWNINTGIANVYALRFSYMNITSAPIKVRVQLIAADGRILKNDEITFPVAAEKWKTLSTTTGSYINAGHYKVRIIADNMNGLWFNALDVQ, encoded by the coding sequence ATGATAATAAAACGCCATTTAACGGCTTTTCTTACTCTTCTTATTTCATTGGGAGGATTTGCTCAACAGCAAGTCCCTCAGAATAAAATGGAAGAAATTTATGAGAAGATAAAAACTCCTTATAAGTATGGTTTGGTTATTGCGCCAACCACCAATAAATATAAGGTAGACTGTCCGAGTGTGTTCAGAGAAGGTAATAAGTGGTACATGACTTACCTTATGTATAACGGGCAGAATGGTAAAGATGGTCGTGGATACCAGACTATGCTTGCGGAAAGTGATGATTTGCTTAAGTGGAAAACTTTGGGAAATGTTCTTTCTTTCCGTGATGGCACCTGGGATACAAATCAGCGTGGCGGTTTTCTCTCTTTACTCGATAATACATGGGGTGGAAGTTATAAACTGAATAAGTTCAAAAAAAAATATTGGATGACTTATATTGGTGGCGCTTCTGCAGGATATGAGTCCGGACCTTTGAAAATTGGTATGGCATTTACAAAGAAAAATATTACGAAGGCTCACGAATGGGAAAGTCTGGATAAACCAATATTGAGCCCGGAAGATAAAGATGCTCAGTGGTTTGAAAACATTACTCAGTATAAGAGCTGTGTTTATTGGGATAAGGATAAAAAACTCGGTAAGCAATTTGTGATGTATTACAATGCCGGCGGTCGTAATCCAAAGACAAATATCAAGGCTGAAAGAATTGGTATTGCTCTGTCTGATGATATGATTCACTGGAAGAGATATGAAGGTAATCCAATCTTTACTCATGAGGAGGGACTTACTGCAGATGCACACATTCAGAAGATGGGGGATGTGTACGTTATGTTCTACTTCAGTGCTTTCCGTAGCTCTAGAAAATATAAAGCATTCAATACTTTTGCCTGCTCGTATGATCTTGTTCACTGGACCGACTGGACTGGTGATGACTTGGTTATTCCTTCTAAGGATTATGATAATCTTTTTGCTCATAAATCATGTGTGGTAGAACATAAAGGAGTAGTTTATCACTTTTATTGTGGAGTAAACAAAAACGATCAGCGTGGTATTGCAGTTGCTGTTTCAAAACCAATGGGAAAATCGGAAGCTCATTTCCCTGTTCCGGAACAGACTGGAAAAAGAATTATCAGTTCGTTGAATAATGATTGGTATACAGTTGCTGCCGGAGAAAATAGCAATACTTATGATGCATTTAATGTGACTGCCGACTGGAAGAAAGTTAATCTTCCTCATAACTGGGATGATTATGCGGGATACCGTCAGCTGGTACATGGTAATCGTCACGGTAATGCATGGTACAAGAAAGAATTTGATTTGCCTGCTTATGATGCTGATAAGAGATTGTTTATCCGTTTTGATGGAGTAGGCTCTTATGCCACAGTTTATGTAAATGGCAAAAATATGGGACGCCATCCGAGTGGTCGCACAACTTTTACTCTTGATGTAACAGATGCTTTGAAACCGGGAGCAAAAAATACAATTGCCGTTAAGGCAGAGCATCCTTCAATGATTTCAGATATGCCTTGGGTTTGTGGTGGTTGTTCTTCTGAATGGGGATTCTCGGAAGGTTCTCAGCCAATGGGAATCTATCGTCCGGTAACTCTTGAGGTTACAGATAAGGTTCGTATTGAACCATTCGGTGTACATATTTGGAATGATGAAAAAGCTAAGACTGTAAACATTGAAACTGAAATAAAGAATTACGGTAACACTGTTGAAACAGTAGAATTAGTAAGCAAACTTACCGATGAAAATTGGACTCAGGCATTCCGTTTATCAGAAAATGTAACTCTTCAACCGGGAGAAACGAAAGTGATAAAACAGGTGAGCCCTGAAATTAAGGATGTTCATTTATGGTCGGTTGAAGATCCGTATCTTTACTCATTAGCTTCAGTTGTAAAACGTGGAGGTAAGAGTACTGACGAGATGACTACTTCTTACGGTATCCGTACGGTAAGCTGGCCGGTACTTCGTAAAGATGGCGACAAGACTTTCCGATTGAATGGTAAATCGGTTTTTATTAACGGTGTTTGTGAATACGAACATCAGTTCGGACAATCTCATGCTTTTTCCAGTGAACAGATTGCTTCTCGTGTAAAGCAAATAAAAGCTGCCGGCTTTAATGCTTTCCGTGATGCTCACCAACCTCATAATTTGTCTTATCAGAATTACTGGGATGAAAATGGAATTATTTTCTGGCCTCAGTTCTCGGCTCATATATGGTATGATTCTCCTGAATTCCGTAATAACTTTAAAGCATTGCTTCGTCAGTGGATAAAGGAGCGTCGTAATTCTCCTTCTGTGGTGATGTGGGGATTGCAAAACGAAAGTTCTTTGCCAAAAGAATTTGCAGAAGAGTGTTCGAATATCATTCGTGAAATGGATCCAACAGCCCGAAATCAAAGAATAGTAACCACTTGTAACGGTGGTGAAGGAACAGATTGGGATGTGGTTCAGAACTGGTCGGGTACGTATGGAGGATTTCCTGATAACTATAATAAAGAAATCAGCAATCAGTTGTTGAATGGTGAATATGGTGCATGGCGTTCTATCGATTTGCATACCGAAGGTGATTTTGATCAGAATGGTGTGTGGAGCGAAAACAGAATGTGCCAGTTGCTCGAAAAGAAAATTCGTCTGGCTGAGTCTGTGAAGGATAGTTGTTGCGGTCAGTTCCAATGGGTATTTAGTTCACATGATAATCCGGGACGTAAACAACCGGATGAAGGTTATCGGGCAATTGATAAAGTAGGGCCGTTTAATTATAAAGGTTTGGTTACTCCTTGGGAAGAACCGGTAGATGCTTATTATATGTATCGTGCAAACTATGTTCCGGCAAAGAAAGATCCAATGGTTTATATCGTGTCTCATACCTGGGCCGATCGTTTTACAAAAACAAAAGGTCGTGTGAACATTGATGTATTCAGTAATTGTGATTCTGTGAAACTATACAATGATGCAACTGATACTCTTTTAATGGGTAGGAAGATTAATCATGGTGTAGGAACTCACTTTATGTGGGAACACAGAGCTGTTCGTTACAATGTTTTGCGTGCGGTTGGTTATTATGGTGGAAAACCGGTAACTCAGGATGTAATTGTTTTGGATGGACTGGAAAAAGCACCTCATTTTGATAAGCTATATACTAATGTTGCTCCTATTCTGAAAGGTGAAAATGATTATAACTATATTTACCGTGTTAACTGTGGTGGTGATAAATATACAGATGAATACGGACAGGTTTGGAATGCAGATGTGGCAAGAGGAACAAGCAAAGGCTGGGGATCTACTTCCTGGGCTGATGATTATAAAGGACTAAACCCTTATCTGGGCAGCCAGCGATTTACTTCAGACCCTATTGATGGAACAAAAGATTGGAGCCTTTTCGGACATTTCCGCTACGGACGTCATAAACTAGCTTATCACTTCCCGCTTCCGGATGGCGAGTATCGTGTAGAACTCTATTTCACAGAGCCATGGCACGGTACAGGAGGAAGTAAAGATTGCGAAGGACTTCGTATATTTGATGTTGCCGTTAATGATTCTACCTACATTAATGATATGGATCTCTGGGCAGAATCAGGTCACGATGTTGCTTATAAGAAAGTAGTGAACGCAACTATTAAAGGTGGCGAACTGAAGATTTCTTTTCCTGAAGTAAAAGCTGGTCAGGCTGTAATCTCTGCTATTGCAATTGCTTCACGCAACAAAGATATTCGTCCGGTTGAGGCTGCTCCATCAAACGGATGGTCATGGGATAAAGCCGAATGTGTAGTTGCTACTCCGCCGGCTTCATTACCTGAAGGACAAGATTCGCGTGTCACTGTTACTTATCAGGCTGAAGATGCTTTGATAAAAGGAAAATCTGAAAAGAAACTACACAAAAAGCAGACAGGTGTTTGTTTCCTGAAAGGTAATTCAAACAGTATTGAATGGAACATTAATACAGGTATAGCCAATGTGTATGCTCTTCGATTTAGTTATATGAATATAACTTCGGCTCCAATCAAAGTTCGTGTTCAACTGATTGCTGCTGATGGAAGAATCCTGAAGAATGATGAAATAACCTTTCCGGTTGCTGCAGAAAAATGGAAAACGTTAAGTACTACAACCGGCAGTTATATTAATGCAGGCCATTATAAAGTACGCATCATTGCAGATAATATGAATGGCTTATGGTTTAATGCACTGGATGTGCAATAA
- a CDS encoding GH116 family glycosyl hydrolase has protein sequence MKRNFLLILLIVLSVSSMKAQKATWIWYPGDYEIWLGNNMNNNRTERGAFFPPFWKMDSHYVLVEFSKKLNLFKPEEITIAVEGRYNVKLDGKLLFGAPKTLIIPEGKHSLNIKVHNQATVPAIYVSGKTIHSDQSWKVTYEDKEWIDESGKASDTSATTYMDAASWNFNDPSQLPSQFKLHTEPANAVSSTPQTQGVLLDFGKETFGYIKLEQLKGNGKVNIFYGESKEEAMSTGSCETLDRFEVNNAEAKDYTVEGSKAFRYVYIVTDPGVSFAKASMLYESLPETYRGSFRCSDPEINKIWDVAAYTMHLTTREFFIDGIKRDRWVWSGDAIQSYLMNYYLFFDSHTVGRTINLLRGKDPVTSHINTIMDYTFYWFLSVYDYYLYTGDRHLIEQLYPKVATMMDYVLGRTNKDGMVEGMTGDWVFVDWADGYMDKHGELSFEQILFCKSLETMAVCADLTGNKEDKAKYDKLATALKSKLEPAFWNNQKQGFVHNRLNGKQSEQVTRYANMFGILFDYLNDQKKQAVKKSVILNNSIMKISTPYMRFYELESLCALGEQTNVTKEIKDYWGGMLKLGATSFWEKYNPEDKGSKHYEMYGRPFGKSLCHAWGSSPIYLLGKYYLGVKPLKPGYSEFAINPSLGGLKWIEGTVPTPKRGVHVYMDKKIIKVKAGEGRGYLTFKSKGKPKASTGVAEKISNDEYRILIEGNNSEVTVNYRN, from the coding sequence ATGAAACGTAATTTTTTATTAATCCTTTTAATAGTTCTTTCTGTTTCTTCAATGAAAGCACAAAAAGCTACATGGATTTGGTATCCGGGCGATTATGAAATATGGCTGGGTAATAATATGAATAATAACCGTACGGAGAGGGGAGCTTTCTTTCCTCCTTTCTGGAAAATGGATAGCCATTACGTGCTGGTTGAGTTCTCAAAGAAACTGAATCTGTTTAAACCGGAGGAGATTACAATTGCTGTTGAGGGACGCTACAATGTGAAACTTGATGGAAAACTTCTGTTTGGTGCTCCTAAAACTCTTATTATTCCGGAAGGAAAACATAGTCTGAATATCAAAGTTCACAATCAGGCAACGGTTCCTGCTATCTATGTATCTGGTAAAACAATTCACTCTGATCAGTCATGGAAAGTAACTTACGAAGACAAGGAATGGATTGACGAATCGGGCAAGGCATCGGATACTTCGGCTACAACTTATATGGATGCTGCCAGCTGGAACTTTAATGATCCTTCTCAGTTGCCTTCTCAATTTAAATTGCATACCGAACCTGCTAATGCGGTTTCCAGTACTCCACAAACACAAGGCGTGTTACTCGATTTTGGAAAGGAAACTTTTGGTTACATTAAACTTGAACAGCTTAAAGGAAATGGTAAGGTAAATATCTTCTATGGAGAATCAAAAGAAGAAGCAATGAGCACAGGTTCTTGTGAAACACTCGATCGTTTTGAGGTGAATAACGCCGAGGCTAAAGATTATACTGTTGAGGGTTCTAAGGCTTTCAGATATGTCTATATCGTAACTGATCCGGGAGTGAGCTTTGCAAAGGCATCTATGCTTTACGAATCTCTTCCTGAAACTTATCGCGGTTCTTTCCGTTGCAGTGATCCGGAGATAAATAAAATATGGGATGTGGCTGCTTACACAATGCATCTTACTACCCGCGAGTTCTTTATTGATGGTATTAAGCGTGACCGCTGGGTGTGGAGTGGCGATGCCATTCAAAGTTATCTGATGAACTATTATTTGTTCTTCGATTCTCACACTGTAGGCCGTACTATAAACTTGCTTCGCGGTAAGGATCCCGTTACTTCGCATATTAATACTATCATGGATTATACGTTCTACTGGTTCCTTAGTGTATATGATTACTATCTGTATACAGGTGACCGTCATTTAATTGAACAACTTTATCCGAAGGTGGCTACCATGATGGATTATGTGTTGGGAAGAACCAATAAGGATGGCATGGTCGAAGGTATGACTGGTGACTGGGTTTTCGTAGACTGGGCAGATGGTTATATGGATAAGCACGGCGAACTGAGCTTTGAACAGATTTTGTTCTGCAAGAGTCTGGAAACAATGGCTGTGTGTGCTGATCTTACCGGAAATAAAGAAGATAAAGCAAAATATGATAAGTTGGCAACTGCTCTTAAATCGAAGTTGGAACCAGCTTTCTGGAATAACCAGAAACAAGGATTCGTTCATAACCGCTTGAATGGAAAGCAAAGTGAACAAGTAACCCGCTATGCAAATATGTTTGGAATCTTGTTTGATTATCTGAATGATCAAAAGAAACAAGCAGTTAAGAAGTCGGTTATACTGAATAATTCTATTATGAAGATCTCAACTCCTTACATGCGTTTCTATGAATTGGAATCTCTTTGTGCACTTGGCGAACAAACGAATGTAACCAAAGAAATAAAAGATTACTGGGGTGGTATGCTTAAACTGGGTGCTACCTCTTTCTGGGAAAAATATAATCCGGAAGATAAAGGCAGCAAACATTATGAAATGTATGGCCGTCCGTTCGGAAAGAGTCTTTGTCACGCCTGGGGATCAAGTCCTATATATCTGTTAGGTAAATATTATCTGGGAGTGAAACCTCTGAAACCTGGATATAGTGAGTTCGCCATTAATCCTTCTTTGGGTGGATTGAAATGGATTGAAGGAACGGTTCCTACTCCTAAGAGAGGCGTTCATGTATATATGGATAAAAAAATAATCAAGGTTAAAGCCGGCGAGGGTAGAGGATATCTAACTTTCAAGAGTAAAGGCAAACCTAAAGCATCTACCGGAGTTGCTGAGAAAATTTCCAACGATGAATATCGTATCTTAATTGAAGGCAATAATTCAGAAGTTACAGTAAACTACCGTAATTAA
- a CDS encoding right-handed parallel beta-helix repeat-containing protein, producing the protein MKRIPFLLLVLFLGITKASSADIWVSVHGNDRNNGTQTSPKATLAGALRQARELRRLKDESVKGGIHIYMQGGTYSVYEPVFIRPEDSGTKESPTVIEPVKGEKVIISGGTSLTGWQKAGHVNGLPAAAKGKVWVTDVPDFNGRTADFRQLWINGKKAVRARNVADFKQMARIVNNDVENEILWVPARSVKAIMNARHAELVLHEMWAIANLRIKSIKVQGDSAGIKFCNPESRIQFEHPWPRPMLGKGVNSAFYLTNAIELLDQPGEWYYDNRTGRLYYYPREGENMKTASAVVPALETLVQVEGTVDRPVSNIRFEGINFNYTTWMRPSEKGHVPLQAGMYMLDAYTLNPKQIRDDNNHPLDNQGWIGRPPAAVQVQGANNIAFANCSFEHLGSCGLDFVEAAQHVSVEGSIFRDIAGNGLQTGKFNDPSFESHLPYDPADSRVLCANQLIANNFFTDVTNEDWGCVAICAGFVRDVTIQHNEISYVSYTGINLGWGWTQTVNCMRNNKVIANNIHHYAIHMHDVAGIYTLSAQPKTVVAENYVHDIVLSPYAHDPNHWFYLYTDEGSSFIEVKDNRCDSEKFLKNANGPGNVWTNNGPMVADSIRNRAGLQPDYLYLLKK; encoded by the coding sequence ATGAAACGTATTCCATTTCTCCTGCTTGTTCTCTTTTTAGGGATAACAAAGGCTTCTTCGGCTGATATATGGGTTTCCGTGCATGGCAATGACCGCAACAACGGAACTCAGACTTCTCCGAAAGCTACACTTGCGGGAGCATTGAGACAGGCGCGTGAACTCAGAAGATTAAAGGATGAGTCGGTTAAGGGCGGTATTCATATTTACATGCAGGGTGGTACTTACTCTGTATACGAACCGGTCTTTATCCGTCCCGAGGATTCGGGCACGAAAGAATCGCCTACGGTTATTGAGCCGGTGAAAGGTGAAAAGGTAATTATTAGTGGTGGTACATCACTTACTGGATGGCAGAAGGCGGGACATGTAAATGGTCTGCCTGCTGCAGCAAAAGGAAAAGTCTGGGTAACAGATGTTCCTGACTTTAACGGGAGAACGGCTGATTTCCGTCAGTTGTGGATAAACGGAAAGAAAGCTGTTCGTGCCCGTAATGTTGCCGACTTTAAACAGATGGCAAGAATTGTAAACAACGATGTGGAGAATGAAATTCTTTGGGTGCCGGCTCGTTCGGTAAAGGCTATAATGAATGCTCGTCATGCTGAGTTGGTGCTTCATGAGATGTGGGCAATTGCCAATCTTCGCATCAAGTCAATTAAGGTTCAGGGTGATTCTGCCGGAATTAAATTCTGTAATCCTGAAAGTCGTATTCAGTTTGAACATCCCTGGCCACGACCAATGTTGGGCAAAGGAGTAAACTCTGCTTTTTATCTGACTAATGCCATTGAACTACTCGATCAACCGGGTGAATGGTATTATGATAATAGAACCGGTCGGCTATATTATTATCCACGTGAAGGGGAGAACATGAAAACCGCATCGGCTGTGGTTCCTGCTTTGGAAACTTTGGTTCAGGTAGAAGGTACAGTTGACCGTCCGGTATCAAATATCCGTTTTGAAGGTATTAACTTTAATTATACCACCTGGATGCGTCCGTCGGAGAAAGGACATGTGCCTTTGCAAGCCGGAATGTATATGCTGGATGCTTATACATTGAATCCGAAACAGATACGTGATGATAATAATCATCCGCTGGATAATCAGGGATGGATTGGTCGTCCACCAGCTGCCGTTCAGGTGCAGGGTGCAAACAATATTGCTTTTGCCAATTGTTCTTTTGAACATTTGGGTTCTTGCGGGCTCGATTTTGTTGAAGCTGCTCAGCATGTAAGCGTGGAAGGTTCTATCTTTAGGGATATTGCCGGCAACGGTTTGCAGACTGGTAAGTTCAATGATCCTTCGTTTGAGTCGCATTTACCTTACGATCCGGCAGATAGCAGAGTGCTTTGCGCCAATCAGCTTATCGCCAACAATTTCTTTACGGATGTAACAAATGAAGACTGGGGATGTGTGGCTATCTGTGCAGGTTTTGTAAGAGATGTAACTATCCAGCATAATGAAATCAGCTATGTGTCCTACACCGGAATTAACTTGGGATGGGGATGGACTCAGACTGTAAATTGCATGCGAAACAATAAGGTGATTGCAAATAATATCCATCATTATGCTATTCACATGCATGATGTGGCAGGTATTTATACGCTCTCCGCTCAACCAAAAACAGTGGTTGCCGAGAATTATGTGCATGATATTGTTCTTTCTCCTTATGCACACGATCCTAATCACTGGTTCTATTTGTATACCGACGAAGGATCTTCGTTTATTGAAGTGAAAGACAACAGGTGTGATTCCGAAAAGTTCCTGAAAAATGCTAATGGTCCGGGTAATGTGTGGACAAACAATGGTCCGATGGTGGCAGATAGTATTCGTAACCGTGCTGGTTTACAACCGGATTACCTATATTTGTTGAAAAAATAA
- a CDS encoding glycoside hydrolase family 127 protein: MALPAQEKALMNTSKSKYAQLTNVDLSAVKWTNGFWGDRFRVCKDTMLISMWNTWNAPEISHGFRNFEVAAGVCPGEHWGPPFHDGDFYKWLEGVAAVYAVNKDPKLDALMDKAVAVIVKAQREDGYIHTPVIIEEKNKGVDSHKAHKETVIGTKVGGANEVGAFANRLNFETYNLGHLMMAGCVHYRATGKKTLFNAAIKATDFLCYFYETASAELARNAICPSHYMGVVEMYRATGNPRYLELAKNLINIRGMVKNGTDDNQDRVPFRDQKTAMGHAVRANYLYAGVADVYAETGEKVLMDNLESIWKDIVTRKMYVTGACGALYDGTSPDGTCYEPDSIQKVHQSYGRAYQLPNSTAHNESCANIGNMLFNWRMLQTTGEEKYADVMETALYNSVLSNVSLDGKRFFYTNPLRLSKDFPYTLRWPRERQSYISCFCCPPNTMRTLCEAQNYAYSISQKGVWFNLYGGNQLDTKLTDGSALKLTQVSDYPWDGKVVTTVDKVASKKAFSMNFRIPEWCEKATLTVNGKPVDADVSAGKYAEVNRVWKKGDVVELNLAMTVKLMESNPLVEETRNQTVVKRGPLVYCLESMDVEGGQSIDNVLIPANIQLTPNKITIDGSPIVALDGEASLMNEGSWKGTLYKTVSDSSKKVKIRLIPYYAWGNRGKADMTVWMPLAR; the protein is encoded by the coding sequence ATGGCTTTGCCGGCACAGGAAAAAGCCTTAATGAATACCTCGAAAAGTAAGTATGCACAACTTACCAATGTTGACTTGTCAGCTGTGAAGTGGACTAACGGCTTTTGGGGTGATAGATTCCGCGTTTGCAAAGACACTATGCTTATCAGCATGTGGAATACATGGAATGCTCCTGAAATTTCACATGGCTTCCGCAACTTTGAAGTGGCTGCTGGTGTGTGTCCGGGCGAACATTGGGGACCTCCTTTCCATGATGGCGATTTTTATAAATGGCTGGAAGGTGTGGCTGCTGTTTATGCGGTAAATAAAGATCCGAAACTGGATGCGCTGATGGATAAGGCTGTTGCTGTTATCGTGAAGGCGCAACGCGAAGACGGATATATTCATACTCCGGTTATTATTGAAGAAAAAAATAAAGGTGTCGACTCTCACAAGGCTCACAAAGAGACTGTTATTGGAACAAAAGTGGGTGGCGCCAATGAAGTGGGGGCTTTTGCTAACCGCCTTAACTTTGAAACTTATAATCTTGGTCACTTGATGATGGCTGGTTGTGTACATTACAGAGCTACCGGAAAGAAGACTTTGTTCAACGCTGCTATCAAGGCAACTGATTTCCTTTGCTACTTCTACGAAACGGCTTCGGCTGAACTTGCCCGCAACGCTATATGTCCTTCTCACTATATGGGTGTGGTTGAGATGTATCGTGCAACAGGCAATCCTCGTTACCTGGAACTTGCAAAGAACCTGATTAATATTCGTGGTATGGTGAAGAATGGTACTGATGATAATCAGGATCGTGTTCCTTTCCGCGACCAGAAAACTGCAATGGGGCATGCTGTTCGTGCAAATTATCTGTATGCCGGTGTGGCTGATGTGTATGCTGAAACAGGTGAAAAGGTTCTGATGGATAATCTGGAATCTATCTGGAAGGATATTGTTACCCGAAAGATGTATGTAACTGGTGCTTGCGGTGCTTTGTATGATGGTACTTCTCCTGATGGTACTTGCTACGAGCCGGATTCTATCCAAAAAGTACACCAGTCATACGGTCGTGCTTATCAGTTGCCTAACAGCACGGCTCACAACGAGTCATGCGCAAATATTGGTAATATGCTTTTCAACTGGCGTATGTTGCAGACTACCGGTGAAGAGAAGTATGCAGATGTGATGGAGACTGCTCTTTATAATAGCGTTTTGTCTAATGTCAGTTTGGATGGAAAGAGATTTTTCTACACCAATCCGTTGCGTTTGTCGAAAGATTTCCCTTATACACTGAGATGGCCAAGAGAGCGCCAGTCATACATCAGTTGTTTCTGCTGTCCTCCAAACACAATGCGTACTTTGTGCGAAGCCCAGAATTATGCATATAGTATTTCACAAAAAGGGGTTTGGTTTAACTTATATGGTGGCAACCAGCTTGACACCAAACTTACTGATGGTTCTGCTTTGAAACTGACTCAGGTTTCTGATTATCCATGGGATGGCAAAGTGGTTACAACTGTTGATAAAGTTGCTTCAAAGAAAGCTTTCTCCATGAATTTCCGTATTCCTGAATGGTGCGAAAAAGCTACTCTGACAGTTAATGGCAAACCAGTGGATGCTGATGTGTCTGCCGGGAAATATGCGGAAGTAAACAGAGTATGGAAGAAGGGTGATGTTGTGGAACTGAATCTTGCAATGACTGTGAAGCTGATGGAGTCTAATCCGTTGGTGGAAGAGACTCGTAACCAGACTGTGGTAAAACGCGGACCGCTGGTTTACTGTCTTGAATCTATGGATGTGGAAGGCGGACAGTCTATTGATAATGTATTGATTCCTGCAAATATTCAACTTACTCCTAATAAGATTACCATTGATGGTAGCCCGATTGTGGCTTTAGATGGTGAAGCTTCACTGATGAACGAGGGTTCATGGAAGGGTACTCTTTACAAAACAGTTTCTGATTCTTCAAAGAAGGTAAAAATCCGCTTGATTCCTTATTATGCATGGGGTAACCGTGGTAAGGCGGATATGACTGTATGGATGCCACTGGCACGATAA